One region of Trichosurus vulpecula isolate mTriVul1 chromosome 1, mTriVul1.pri, whole genome shotgun sequence genomic DNA includes:
- the LOC118833551 gene encoding ras-related protein Ral-A-like has translation MAANKPKGQNSLALHKVIMVGSGGVGKSKSALTLQFMYDEFVEDYEPTKADSYRKKVVLDGEEVQIDILDTAGQEEYAAIRDNYFLSGEGFLCVFSITELESFAATADFREQILRVKEDENVPFLLVGNKSDLEDKRQVSVEDAKNRADQWNVNYVETSAKTRANVDKVFFDLMREIRARKVEDSKEKNGKKKRKSLAKRIRERCCIL, from the coding sequence ATGGCAGCCAATAAACCCAAGGGCCAGAATTCTTTGGCTTTACACAAAGTCATCATGGTGGGCAGTGGTGGTGTGGGGAAATCCAAATCCGCTTTGACCCTACAGTTTATGTATGACGAGTTTGTAGAAGATTATGAGCCGACCAAAGCCGACAGCTACCGGAAAAAGGTCGTTCTGGATGGGGAAGAGGTCCAGATCGATATCCTCGACACTGCTGGGCAGGAGGAGTATGCGGCCATCAGGGACAACTACTTCCTAAGCGGGGAGGGctttctctgtgtcttctctATAACAGAGCTGGAATCTTTCGCAGCAACTGCTGACTTCAGGGAGCAGATTTTAAGAGTCAAGGAAGATGAGAACGTTCCCTTTCTTCTAGTCGGTAACAAGTCAGATTTAGAAGATAAAAGACAAGTTTCTGTAGAAGATGCAAAAAACCGAGCTGACCAGTGGAATGTGAACTACGTAGAGACCTCAGCCAAAACTCGGGCTAACGTTGATAAGGTATTTTTTGATTTAATGAGGGAAATTCGAGCTCGGAAGGTGGAAGACAGCaaagagaagaatgggaagaagaagaggaaaagcttGGCCAAGCGGATCAGAGAGAGATGCTGCATTTTATAA